A genomic region of Mugil cephalus isolate CIBA_MC_2020 chromosome 5, CIBA_Mcephalus_1.1, whole genome shotgun sequence contains the following coding sequences:
- the LOC125008557 gene encoding protocadherin alpha-8-like, with the protein MMMHERRFPSSNHRWSVFYLTLLLIFGKQAMGELRYSIPEEVKDGTVVGNVAKDLGLDKTSLINRQFRVVSGSKDAFFEVNSDNGDLQVRKKIDREELCHGSAICLMELKILVENPLEMHHIVVEIIDVNDHSPSFSEKEQTFEIAEQSSPGTRYQLHAARDPDAGMYSIHTYTLSSNDHFDIEISQSDEEKIPFLVLKKPLDREQNNEHLLFVTAVDGGKPPRSGTLNVSIIVLDSNDNRPTFSKEVYQVEMQENASVGTTVTRVNAIDPDEGTNGQIEYSLSRTLSRKVYEIFELDSLSGQITLKAELDFENSETYKLDIQASDKGQPPLTGRCRVVIKIKDVNDNAPEIEITSLSKTVSEDSKPGTVISLLSATDKDSGVNGKIILHVKDDIPFELKPSYKENIYSVVTKNFLDREEVSHYEITIKATDCGDPPLSSFKTLNIQVSDVNDNSPQFSQNPIHFYLSENNVPGLSMFSVGAMDKDVNENAVISYHIVRKNDVTSFLNVNSDNGQITALKSFDFETLKTFQFQVVATDSGTPSLSSNVTVNVFILDQNDNAPVILYPLSSNGSAEGVEEIPRNVNAGHLVTKVRAYDADIGYNGWLLFSLQEVTDHSLFGLDRYTGQIRTLRSLTETDEAEHKLIILVKDNGNVSLSATATVIVKLVEPKEAFSASDVKSAAKVDEEDNVTFYLMITLGSVSVLFLISIIVLIAMQCSKSTDYTSKYLQEPNYDGTLCHSIQYRSGDKRYMLVGPRMSIGSTIVPGSHANTLVLPDRRRTSEEVRF; encoded by the coding sequence ATGATGATGCACGAACGACGATTTCCATCAAGTAACCACCGTtggtctgtattttatttgactctaCTACTGATTTTCGGGAAGCAGGCTATGGGTGAATTGAGGTACTCTATCCCCGAGGAGGTAAAAGATGGAACTGTTGTTGGAAATGTTGCCAAGGACCTTGGACTGGACAAAACTTCTTTGATTAATCGACAGTTCCGTGTTGTGTCTGGATCTAAGGACGCCTTTTTCGAGGTAAATTCGGATAATGGTGACTTACAAGTCCGTAAAAAAATCGACAGAGAGGAGCTATGTCACGGTAGTGCAATATGTCTGATGGAGCTGAAAATCCTCGTTGAAAATCCTTTAGAAATGCACCATATTGTTGTAGAAATTATCGATGTAAATGATCATTCCCCCAGTTTTTCTGAAAAGGAGCAGACATTTGAAATAGCAGAACAATCTTCACCTGGAACGCGATACCAGCTGCACGCAGCCCGTGATCCGGATGCTGGGATGTACTCAATACACACGTATACACTATCGTCAAATGATCACTTTGATATAGAGATCAGTCAAAGCGATGAGGAAAAAATACCATTTTTGGTACTGAAAAAGCCGTTAGACAGAGAACAAAATAATGAACACTTGCTATTTGTAACAGCCGTTGATGGAGGCAAACCTCCAAGATCAGGGACAttaaatgtttctattattGTTCTGGACAGTAATGATAATCGCCCAACATTCAGTAAGGAGGTTTACCAAGTTGAAATGCAAGAAAATGCTTCGGTTGGAACGACTGTTACAAGAGTGAATGCTATAGATCCAGACGAGGGGACTAATGGACAAATAGAGTACAGCTTGAGCAGAACATTATCACGTAAAGTTTACGAAATATTTGAATTGGATAGTTTAAGTGGACAAATTACGTTGAAAGCAGAGCTTGATTTTGAAAATTCTGAAACATATAAATTGGACATTCAAGCATCTGATAAAGGGCAACCTCCATTAACTGGCAGGTGTAGAGTTGTTATAAAAATTAAGGATGTTAATGATAATGCCCCAGAAATAGAAATCACATCTTTATCAAAGACAGTGTCTGAAGATTCAAAACCTGGTACAGTTATTTCACTGCTTAGTGCAACTGATAAAGACTCAGGTGTTAATGGaaaaattattttacatgtaaaagATGACATTCCTTTTGAATTAAAGCCTTCCTATAAAGAGAACATATATTCTGTGGTAACTAAAAACTTTTTAGATCGTGAGGAGGTGTCACATTATGAGATaacaataaaagcaacagaTTGTGGTGACCCTCCACTATCTAGTTTTAAAACTCTAAACATCCAGGTATCAGACGTAAATGACAACAGTCCACAATTCTCCCAAAACCCAATACACTTTTACCTGTCAGAAAATAATGTTCCCGGATTGTCAATGTTTTCTGTAGGTGCAATGGACAaagatgtaaatgaaaatgcagtAATTTCATATCATATTGTGAGAAAGAATGATGTAACATCTTTCTTAAACGTGAATTCTGACAATGGACAAATCACAGCTCTGAAAAGTTTTGACTTTGAGACTCTGAAAACTTTCCAGTTCCAAGTTGTAGCCACAGATTCTGGTACTCCGTCACTGAGCAGCAACGTCACAGTGAACGTGTTCATTCTGGATCAGAATGACAACGCTCCAGTCATCCTGTATCCACTCAGCTCCAATGGCTCTGCTGAAGGTGTGGAGGAGATTCCCCGCAACGTGAACGCAGGACACTTGGTGACTAAAGTCAGAGCCTATGACGCTGATATAGGATATAACGGCTGGTTGTTGTTCTCACTGCAGGAAGTTACTGACCACAGTCTCTTTGGTTTGGATCGCTACACAGGACAGATCAGGACACTTCGTTcgttgacagagacagacgaggCTGAGCATAAACTGATCATACTGGTCAAAGACAATGGGAACGTTTCACTCTCAGCAACAGCTACTGTCATTGTCAAACTTGTGGAGCCCAAAGAGGCTTTTTCAGCTTCTGATGTTAAAAGTGCAGCGAAAGTAGACGAAGAGGACAATGTTACATTTTACCTGATGATAACTTTGGGCtcagtttcagttctttttctcatcagtaTCATCGTGTTGATTGCAATGCAGTGCTCCAAATCCACAGACTATACTTCTAAATATCTGCAAGAGCCGAATTATGATGGGACACTGTGTCACAGCATCCAGTACAGATCTGGAGACAAACGGTACATGTTAGTTGGACCCAGAATGAGTATAGGATCTACTATAGTCCCTGGCAGCCACGCAAATACCCTAGTACTacctgacaggaggaggacatctGAAGAGGTGAGATTTTGA